One genomic window of Actinoalloteichus hoggarensis includes the following:
- a CDS encoding DUF1707 SHOCT-like domain-containing protein has product MNDEKRRGEGLASELVEDFWSPDMRIGDAEREEAVEVLGRHLADGRLDITEYGDRCARASTARVRGDIVAVFADLPQPRPKFLTPRPPPPPPAPAPPPHAPARARRHPLDRALMTVVWLVAAVLAVVTRNLLILALPLVLTMILRWR; this is encoded by the coding sequence GTGAACGACGAGAAGCGGCGGGGAGAAGGACTAGCATCGGAGCTTGTGGAGGACTTCTGGTCGCCTGACATGCGCATCGGCGATGCCGAGCGCGAAGAGGCCGTCGAAGTCCTCGGCAGGCATCTGGCCGACGGCAGGCTCGACATCACCGAGTACGGCGATCGTTGTGCCCGTGCTTCGACGGCCCGGGTCCGCGGCGACATCGTGGCGGTCTTCGCGGACCTCCCCCAGCCGCGCCCGAAGTTCCTGACGCCTCGGCCGCCGCCCCCGCCGCCCGCTCCCGCTCCGCCGCCGCACGCGCCCGCCCGTGCACGCCGGCATCCGCTGGACCGGGCACTGATGACCGTGGTCTGGCTGGTGGCGGCGGTGCTGGCCGTCGTCACCAGGAACCTGTTGATCCTGGCGCTTCCGCTCGTGCTGACCATGATCCTGCGCTGGCGCTGA
- a CDS encoding dicarboxylate/amino acid:cation symporter yields MSTASAAPARRRLVKIPLAVQILLALALGVVLGLTARALSLEWLTVTLQTLGSTFVSLLQVTVVPLVFTAIVVSIASLRDLGRGPAAVARLGGKTLLWFATTAFISVLIGIATGLISNPGRGLDLTPDPDVVEQLAEREPGTWLDFVTGLVPSNLFSAFAEGAVLQVVVVSVLVGAAAYSLGRRAEPFVAVNRSILEIVQKLLWWLVLLAPIGVLGLIGRAVATYGLGETLAPLARLGIGVYVACLVVLAGVYPLLLALFAKVRPGIYFRKVWPVLQFAFVSRSSGATLPLSRQTTINLGVDRRYADFAVPLGVTTKMDGCAAIYPAIATIFIAQVYGVPLSLGDYVLIALVPVVATGASAGVAGWFTALTLTLSTVGLPLEGIALVLAIDPILDMIRTATNVAGQITIPVLVARNEGLLDDEILNSTEKHLLDPRSAVENNEETDAAGSGGTAAGSTAADSEATEPGTDAAPDGDRIGAESR; encoded by the coding sequence GTGTCCACTGCCTCTGCCGCGCCTGCCCGCCGAAGACTCGTCAAGATCCCACTCGCCGTCCAGATCCTCCTGGCGCTGGCACTGGGCGTCGTCCTCGGCCTGACCGCCCGCGCCCTGAGCCTGGAATGGCTCACCGTCACCCTCCAGACGCTCGGCTCGACCTTCGTCAGCCTGCTCCAGGTGACCGTCGTGCCCCTGGTCTTCACCGCGATCGTGGTGAGCATCGCCAGCCTGCGTGACCTCGGCCGAGGACCTGCGGCGGTCGCCCGACTGGGCGGCAAGACGCTCCTGTGGTTCGCCACCACGGCCTTCATCTCGGTGCTGATCGGCATCGCGACCGGCCTGATCAGCAACCCGGGCCGCGGATTGGACCTGACTCCCGATCCGGACGTCGTCGAACAGCTGGCCGAGCGTGAGCCGGGCACCTGGCTGGACTTCGTCACCGGATTGGTGCCGAGCAACCTGTTCAGCGCCTTCGCCGAGGGCGCCGTCCTCCAGGTCGTCGTGGTGTCGGTACTGGTCGGCGCGGCGGCCTACAGCCTGGGACGGCGCGCGGAGCCGTTCGTCGCGGTCAACCGCTCGATCCTGGAGATCGTGCAGAAGCTGCTCTGGTGGCTGGTCCTGCTCGCCCCCATCGGCGTGCTGGGTCTGATCGGCCGCGCCGTGGCGACCTACGGCCTCGGCGAGACGCTGGCCCCGCTGGCCAGGCTGGGCATCGGCGTGTACGTCGCCTGCCTCGTGGTGCTGGCGGGCGTATATCCGCTGCTGCTGGCCCTGTTCGCCAAGGTTCGCCCCGGCATCTACTTCCGCAAGGTCTGGCCCGTCCTCCAGTTCGCCTTCGTCTCCCGGTCCTCCGGCGCGACGCTGCCGCTGTCCCGCCAGACCACCATCAACCTGGGTGTCGACCGCCGATACGCCGACTTCGCCGTGCCGCTGGGCGTGACGACGAAGATGGACGGCTGCGCCGCGATCTACCCGGCCATCGCCACGATCTTCATCGCCCAGGTCTACGGCGTGCCGCTCTCACTCGGCGACTACGTGCTGATCGCCCTGGTCCCGGTCGTGGCGACCGGCGCGAGCGCCGGAGTGGCGGGCTGGTTCACCGCCTTGACCCTGACGTTGAGCACGGTCGGCCTGCCCCTGGAGGGCATCGCCCTGGTGCTGGCCATCGACCCCATCCTGGACATGATCCGCACCGCGACCAACGTCGCGGGGCAGATCACCATCCCGGTGCTGGTGGCCCGCAACGAGGGGCTGCTGGACGACGAGATCCTCAACTCCACCGAGAAGCACCTGCTCGATCCGCGATCGGCCGTCGAGAACAACGAGGAGACGGACGCCGCGGGCTCGGGCGGCACGGCGGCAGGCAGCACGGCGGCGGACTCGGAGGCGACCGAACCCGGAACGGACGCGGCGCCCGACGGCGACCGCATCGGCGCCGAGAGCCGGTAA
- a CDS encoding Maf family protein encodes MRLILASASPARLNVLTTAGIDPVVRVSGVDEEAIIRGLRRADPPRLVVALAAAKAEAVALSVAAEFPDAVIIGCDSMLAVEGPDGVEAVGKPGTVEVARARWQQMAGTTGELLTGHSVLRVENGRTTRTAEGIAGTTVRFAEPSEADLEAYLATGEPLAVAGGFTLDGMGGWFVEGIEGDPSNVIGISLPLTRRLLAAVDVSVVSLWR; translated from the coding sequence GTGCGTCTCATTCTCGCCTCGGCGTCCCCGGCCCGCCTCAACGTCCTGACGACGGCGGGCATCGATCCCGTCGTGCGCGTCTCCGGTGTCGACGAGGAGGCGATCATCCGCGGCCTGCGCCGAGCCGATCCGCCTCGCCTCGTGGTGGCGCTCGCCGCCGCCAAGGCCGAGGCCGTCGCGCTCAGCGTGGCGGCCGAGTTCCCGGACGCGGTGATCATCGGCTGCGACTCGATGTTGGCGGTCGAGGGCCCGGACGGCGTCGAGGCGGTGGGCAAACCGGGCACCGTGGAGGTGGCGAGGGCGCGCTGGCAGCAGATGGCGGGCACCACCGGCGAGCTGCTGACCGGGCACTCGGTGCTGCGCGTCGAGAACGGCAGGACGACCAGGACCGCGGAGGGCATCGCGGGGACGACCGTGCGTTTCGCCGAGCCGAGCGAGGCCGATCTGGAGGCCTATCTCGCGACGGGCGAACCCCTGGCGGTGGCGGGCGGCTTCACGCTGGACGGCATGGGCGGCTGGTTCGTCGAGGGCATCGAGGGCGATCCGTCGAACGTCATCGGCATCAGTCTGCCGCTGACCCGCCGACTGCTGGCGGCCGTGGACGTGAGTGTGGTGTCGCTGTGGCGTTAG
- a CDS encoding putative leader peptide — protein sequence MRIRSRRPLLTCRRHVDLCRQASAVCPG from the coding sequence ATGCGTATCCGATCGCGACGACCGTTGCTGACCTGCCGCCGACACGTGGACCTGTGTCGGCAGGCCAGCGCCGTCTGTCCGGGTTGA
- a CDS encoding biotin carboxylase N-terminal domain-containing protein codes for MPDPVAEKTHKVSEQVRAQPLRKVLVANRGEIAVRVVRACRDAGLASVAVYADSDRDAPFVRLADEAFALGGDTASTSYLDIDRIIDAARRSGADAVHPGYGFLSENADFAQAVLDAGLTWIGPSPAAIRDLGDKVTARHIAMRAGAPLAPGTKEPVSGPAEILAFTAEHGLPVAIKAAFGGGGRGLKVARTVEEIPEMFDSAVREAQSAFGRGECFVERYLDRPRHVEAQVLADQHGTVIVVGTRDCSLQRRHQKLVEEAPAPFLTDEQRKTIHEAARAICLEAGYHGAGTVEFLVGTDGTISFLEVNTRLQVEHPVSEETAGIDLVLEQFRIAAGERLPYDGDPAPRGHSIEFRVNGEDAGRGFLPAPGTVTRFVPPAGPGVRVDAGVESGSVVGGRFDSLLAKLIVTGSTREQALRRARRALDEFVVEGMATVLPFHRAVVTDPAFTAAAGFAVHTRWIETEFDNTIPPFTGPAGAEDEEAERQTMVVEVGGRRLEVSLPAGHAVGAPTRQKAAPRKRGRGGTKAAVSGDAVTAPMQGTVVKLAVADGAVVAAGDLLVVLEAMKMENPVVAHKAGTVHGLSAVPGATVAQGSQLCEIKD; via the coding sequence GTGCCCGATCCGGTAGCCGAGAAGACCCACAAGGTCTCCGAGCAGGTCCGCGCCCAACCGCTGCGCAAGGTCCTCGTCGCCAACCGGGGCGAGATCGCCGTCCGGGTCGTCCGAGCCTGCCGAGACGCGGGCCTCGCCAGCGTGGCGGTCTACGCCGACTCCGACCGCGACGCCCCGTTCGTCCGGCTCGCCGACGAGGCGTTCGCCCTGGGCGGCGACACCGCGTCGACCAGCTATCTCGACATCGACAGGATCATCGACGCCGCCCGACGCAGCGGCGCCGACGCGGTGCACCCCGGCTACGGGTTCCTGTCCGAGAACGCCGACTTCGCCCAGGCCGTCCTCGATGCGGGTCTGACCTGGATCGGCCCCAGCCCCGCGGCCATCCGGGACCTCGGCGACAAGGTCACCGCGCGGCACATCGCGATGCGGGCGGGCGCCCCGCTCGCGCCGGGCACCAAGGAGCCGGTGTCCGGGCCTGCGGAGATCCTCGCCTTCACCGCGGAACACGGCCTCCCGGTGGCGATCAAGGCCGCCTTCGGCGGTGGCGGACGCGGGCTCAAGGTGGCCCGCACCGTCGAGGAGATCCCCGAGATGTTCGACAGCGCCGTACGCGAGGCGCAGAGCGCGTTCGGGCGTGGCGAGTGCTTCGTCGAGCGCTACCTGGACCGGCCCCGACACGTCGAGGCGCAGGTGCTGGCCGACCAGCACGGCACGGTGATCGTCGTCGGCACCCGAGACTGCTCCCTCCAACGCAGGCATCAGAAGCTGGTCGAGGAGGCCCCGGCCCCCTTCCTCACCGACGAGCAGCGCAAGACCATCCACGAGGCCGCCCGCGCCATCTGCCTCGAAGCCGGCTACCACGGGGCAGGAACCGTGGAATTCCTCGTCGGCACGGACGGCACGATCTCGTTCCTGGAGGTCAACACCCGGTTGCAGGTGGAGCACCCGGTCAGCGAGGAGACCGCCGGAATCGACCTGGTGCTCGAACAGTTCCGCATCGCGGCGGGCGAGCGCCTGCCCTACGACGGCGATCCCGCCCCGCGCGGCCACTCCATCGAGTTCCGCGTCAACGGGGAGGACGCGGGTCGGGGCTTCCTACCCGCTCCCGGCACCGTCACCCGCTTCGTTCCTCCGGCGGGCCCCGGCGTCCGCGTGGACGCGGGGGTGGAGAGCGGCAGCGTCGTCGGCGGTCGGTTCGATTCGCTGCTCGCGAAGCTGATCGTCACGGGCAGCACCCGTGAGCAGGCGCTACGCCGCGCACGGCGGGCCTTGGACGAGTTCGTCGTCGAGGGGATGGCCACCGTGCTGCCCTTCCACCGCGCCGTGGTCACCGACCCCGCCTTCACCGCCGCCGCGGGCTTCGCCGTGCACACCCGGTGGATCGAGACGGAGTTCGACAACACCATCCCGCCCTTCACCGGCCCGGCAGGCGCCGAGGACGAGGAGGCGGAGCGACAGACCATGGTGGTGGAGGTCGGGGGTCGCAGGCTGGAGGTGTCGCTGCCCGCCGGGCACGCGGTCGGGGCACCGACGCGGCAGAAGGCGGCGCCCCGTAAGCGGGGCCGCGGCGGGACGAAGGCCGCGGTCTCCGGCGACGCGGTGACCGCGCCCATGCAGGGCACGGTGGTCAAGCTGGCCGTCGCCGACGGCGCGGTGGTCGCCGCGGGCGATCTGCTCGTCGTGCTGGAGGCCATGAAGATGGAGAACCCGGTGGTCGCCCACAAGGCAGGCACGGTGCACGGGCTGTCCGCGGTCCCCGGCGCGACCGTCGCCCAGGGCAGCCAGCTGTGTGAGATCAAGGACTGA